In Penaeus monodon isolate SGIC_2016 unplaced genomic scaffold, NSTDA_Pmon_1 PmonScaffold_14970, whole genome shotgun sequence, the DNA window atatatatatataatatatatatatatatatatatatatatatgtatatatatatatatatatatatatatatatatatatatatatatataatatatatatatatatatatatatatatatatatatatatatatatatatatttttttttttttttttttttttttttttttgtgtgtgtgtgtgtgtgtgtgtgtgtgtgtgtgtgtgtgtgtgtgtgtgtgtgtgtgtgtgtgtgtgtgtgtatgtgtattgtttttttcagggggcagtatatatagtgatgtatatttattttttatttatctcaggGGGCAGTACGTTCTCCACCGTGTCTGCAGGTGAGATTTAAGCGAGGATTTTGTTCAACGTTTTGTATTTATAATGTGATCGTCTGTTATACATCCCAGTCCTTGAGTAAATCTATTagtaccaccaaaaaaaaaaccctcaaattttCATGAAGCACTTCGTTTGTCAAGCTCAATtctaacagataaaaaaaaaaacttttcatctaATCGCCATCAGTTCCAAAAGTGAAAACGCGCTCCCCTGTGTTCCAGCCTGCACCCCGCCATTCAAAGAGATCGCTGGTCTCTGCTTCCTCATAGACAACTTTGCCACGGGGACTTGGGCCGACACGAACCACTGGTGCGGCTACTTTGGGGGCAAGCTGGCCAAGCTGGACAATGCCGACGTCTTCGCTGCCGTTGTTCAGGATATTAAGGATTCTGGTAGGATTCTCTGGCGTCCCTGGTGCTGCCTTGCTGAGGGCGAATCAGGCTGCAGTTGGAGAGTAATGTCACGgaatactcacacatacatgcacgctgCATGGATGTggatgtgcatgcatacatacattcacacaccaacacacacacacacacaaacacacgcacacgcacacgcacacgcacacgcacacgtacacgcacacacacgcacacgcacacgcacacgcacacgcatacgcatacgcacacgcacacgcacacgcacacacacacacacacacataaacacacacacactgaaagttcgtatgtatacatatattactttattattcacAGGGTTATCTAAATCCTTCTACTGGATTGGCGCCTCAGACTCTGAGGAAGAAGGCGTATGGAAGTGGCTGGACAACACCGCGGTGGATATGGGGACGCCCTTCTGGAGTCTGGCCGGCAGCGGGTGCACAGTTCAGGAACCCAGTGGAGGAACCAACCAGAACTGTGCTGTCCTCAATCCAAACAGAAATTATTACTTTGATGATGCAGGCTGCGCAACACAAGCAGGCGCTATTTGTGAAAAATAAATCAGCTGAAGAAGCATATAAAGTTGCGTTTCAATGAAaaagctattgattttttttcatagacTTCGTCTTGTCACACACGCATAAGCACACATATGTTGGATTACTATGCATAAataacttttatatttaaaacagtGTTGTAGCTATGAGAaggatatactataatatcatgtGTAGATATAAAGATGGTGATCCTCTGCCACAATGGACTAGGTTATTGATTCCCTAAAATGAAATGAGTTCAAAACTGGGTCATCATGAACCCATATACAACCACGGATGGGTTGAACTCTCCCCTGGTCTGTTCAATAAGTTGCACACATTCTGCCCTTAAACACAGTAATTTttctaatgaaaaatgaaagtatGTGTGAAATACTTATAACAAACTAATAAACATACCTTCTTAAGTGGATCTGGGAACGCCAGTTGTGAATGATATATTGTTTAAATACGGTAAAATGTCTAGTTCTGGTTCTGCTGGGGTTTTAAACCAATCAGCAGCTATGATCTTCACGTAAATCAAAATCGACGTGGTACCTTTGTTCGAATTAACTTGTCTGTTAAGGAGGCGACTTCACGGGGGGTACTTACCGGCGTTTAGCTAAGTGTGGTATTTCCAATTGGTTTCCGGTATAGAGTGTAGGTTATGGTTAGTCCTCTCTGATTTTATGGGAATTGTAACTGCAtcagaatattgttattattattattagttaaggGATGTTCAATGAATTTACATCGCAGCTTGCTCGGTTTTTAATCTTGACTTTATTTCTTTACTCATGGAAAATTCAAATTATTTTCTTTGGTATGGTACCTTTATTTTCGGAGGATGTTGATCATTAAGAAGCCTCGCAAAGGTACTATGAAATAGCTTGTAGCTTAAATGTGAATCATTAGATTATTCCAATTCTACACAGTTATGGATGACTGTTTTGAAACCTATCTACATCGCTGTCAATTTGCTCCTTGTATGTATTGAAGCAAAGCCATTTCAATTCATGTGTGAAGGTGAGGTACAACAGTATAGGTGTGAGAGAGAGCCAGCAGCATCGTGAGCAGAATTCAAACATAAGTTTACGGTACTAAGCACCTATACAAACTCAAACTAGTGACTAAGAAAATACAAATTTCTATCCAGTAGCCCCTGAATATAATCTAGGCTGGGCATCAATTACCAACATCTCCATTGTGAGTGAGGGTTCGGTAGATAGCCTAAGGACGCAGGTGGTGCCCATGTCGGCCAGGTATTACATGTAAATTTACTGGTATGCTCTAGcttatataatcatagatatttCCTTTTACAAATTACACGTTTCCTTTGCTGGTATAGCTTCTTATACTGTTGATTCACAAAAGTGCTGACCGGCCGTTGACTAGTAGTTAGCTGGACTGAGAGAGTTATTATCACCTCGCAATATGATATTTTGGTCCTAGTAACGTTCTGTCACGCCTCGGTCTAGTGTTGCCATGAAAGGTCAATATAGCAATTTCCAATTTTCTGTCACGTCTTAGTCCAGTGTTGCCATGAAAGGTCAATAACTACAGAGGGAAATTACTGCAAAAAGTGATGAAATaagtcatgacaataataaaaaaaaacatatgtgagCATCGTAGAGCTTAAATATGATCAAATTAGGGCCGTACTCCAAGCCTC includes these proteins:
- the LOC119569412 gene encoding perlucin-like protein, which encodes MVLTFVLLILGGSTFSTVSAACTPPFKEIAGLCFLIDNFATGTWADTNHWCGYFGGKLAKLDNADVFAAVVQDIKDSGLSKSFYWIGASDSEEEGVWKWLDNTAVDMGTPFWSLAGSGCTVQEPSGGTNQNCAVLNPNRNYYFDDAGCATQAGAICEK